A single genomic interval of Salinarchaeum sp. IM2453 harbors:
- a CDS encoding TrmB family transcriptional regulator — MNMTSQKQQSAVELLKKLGLKEYEARTFTALTRLPEATAKEISEISAVPRTRVYDAADVLEKKGLIEIQHSNPKVFRAVSIPEATETLRKEYTERVAELQKSLEIMDPIDDDGSVKHEVWTLSGSAAIENRINQLTTEAEEELLLIFDQRVDLSGRLIDHLAEAAARGANVLIGTTDESTQRQLQEHLPSTSVFLSELKWLDESPIPKDDTTISRLLLVDKATIMVSTFEETTPENGVREQAVFGRGFNNGFVAIVRRLMAAGLGTLPANDP; from the coding sequence ATGAATATGACATCACAAAAGCAACAGAGTGCGGTTGAATTACTTAAGAAATTGGGATTAAAAGAATATGAGGCGCGAACATTTACCGCTTTGACGCGCTTGCCGGAGGCAACGGCAAAGGAAATAAGCGAGATTTCTGCTGTGCCACGAACTCGAGTGTACGATGCTGCCGACGTACTTGAAAAAAAAGGTTTAATCGAGATCCAGCATTCAAATCCAAAGGTATTCCGCGCTGTTTCAATTCCTGAAGCAACTGAAACACTTCGGAAAGAGTATACCGAGCGGGTAGCCGAGTTACAGAAGTCACTGGAAATCATGGATCCGATTGACGACGACGGATCGGTAAAACATGAGGTATGGACACTTTCGGGCAGCGCGGCGATTGAAAACCGAATTAATCAGCTTACGACAGAGGCAGAAGAAGAACTACTGCTAATTTTTGATCAACGTGTTGATCTATCTGGACGACTCATTGATCATCTTGCTGAGGCAGCAGCTCGGGGAGCTAATGTTCTAATTGGTACGACCGATGAGTCTACACAAAGACAATTGCAGGAACATCTTCCCAGCACTTCTGTGTTCCTCTCTGAGTTGAAATGGTTAGACGAGTCGCCGATTCCTAAAGATGATACGACGATCAGTCGGTTGCTCTTGGTTGATAAAGCGACAATTATGGTCAGTACATTTGAAGAGACAACCCCAGAGAACGGGGTACGCGAGCAAGCGGTGTTTGGTCGCGGATTTAATAATGGATTTGTGGCAATTGTCCGTCGGCTTATGGCCGCTGGATTAGGGACATTACCTGCCAACGACCCCTGA
- the mnhG gene encoding monovalent cation/H(+) antiporter subunit G produces MIEFIYFTLIVVCLIFGIFFTLVSAVGVIRLPDVYSRAHTVSQTDTLGVGLALAGVAFAAIALGWGSPTVKIVLLLFFIFITNPTAAHAIARAASEQDIVPWREDDDRKDTDLVNRTTSDDTGHDMPRSDSQDTSE; encoded by the coding sequence ATGATTGAATTTATTTATTTCACGCTAATTGTCGTTTGTCTTATCTTTGGAATCTTTTTCACACTGGTGTCAGCAGTCGGAGTAATTCGGCTTCCTGACGTATATTCACGTGCACACACTGTTTCACAGACCGACACACTTGGCGTAGGTTTGGCGCTTGCTGGAGTAGCTTTTGCAGCAATCGCACTTGGTTGGGGCTCACCGACGGTAAAAATTGTCTTGCTGTTGTTCTTTATTTTTATTACAAATCCAACGGCAGCACATGCTATTGCTCGTGCTGCAAGTGAACAGGACATAGTTCCGTGGCGAGAAGATGATGATCGAAAAGACACAGACCTAGTGAATCGGACTACATCTGATGATACAGGGCATGATATGCCTCGTTCTGACTCTCAAGATACCAGCGAATAG
- a CDS encoding GNAT family N-acetyltransferase has translation MIRTYQPDRDSEVLWKLKQRFERELGDTTGGPEKMSQYEAKLDDAYRDRYLQWAADCVATEDCIMLAEIDNEVVGYAFVLPERFAMIWDAAVLNELFVIPDHRGTVVGSSLMDAVIEIASAQELPLDRLVLDVDPTNKRAKTFYERYGFEHWGEMVARPL, from the coding sequence ATGATTCGCACCTACCAACCAGATCGTGATTCTGAGGTTCTCTGGAAACTAAAACAGAGGTTTGAACGCGAGCTTGGAGACACCACTGGTGGTCCAGAAAAAATGTCTCAATATGAGGCAAAGCTGGATGATGCATACAGAGATCGCTACCTGCAGTGGGCCGCTGACTGTGTAGCTACAGAAGATTGCATCATGCTCGCTGAGATTGACAACGAAGTAGTTGGCTATGCGTTTGTTCTCCCAGAACGCTTTGCGATGATCTGGGACGCTGCCGTGCTTAATGAATTATTTGTTATACCAGATCATCGCGGTACAGTTGTTGGATCAAGTTTGATGGATGCTGTAATTGAGATTGCCTCAGCACAGGAACTCCCACTGGATCGACTGGTTCTCGATGTTGATCCAACAAATAAGCGAGCAAAGACGTTTTACGAGCGGTATGGCTTTGAACACTGGGGAGAGATGGTTGCTCGACCACTTTAA
- a CDS encoding SDR family NAD(P)-dependent oxidoreductase — protein MIDLNPNLTGRTALVTGSAKRVGREVLLNLADAGADVAVHYRESKTEAEETADAARDLGARATTVQGDITVSQEVDSLVEDCESTLGSVDILINTVGPFPRGNWDELSFNEWKRTIEGCLYGTYLCSQRVLPAMRQEEWGRIINFGVADARDDHSLPLNFPYFAAKKAVLMFTRALAYDTQYDGITVNTVSPFVVENSVVDVVDLPRNRPASFEDVAAPILFFCSDAASYLSGQNIAVDGGRLHEA, from the coding sequence GTGATTGATCTTAACCCGAACTTAACTGGTCGAACTGCGCTTGTTACTGGGTCAGCCAAGCGTGTCGGACGTGAGGTTTTGCTCAACCTCGCAGACGCTGGAGCAGATGTCGCTGTCCATTATCGAGAAAGCAAAACGGAGGCAGAAGAAACTGCTGATGCTGCTCGTGATTTGGGAGCCAGAGCAACAACTGTTCAAGGAGATATAACCGTTTCTCAAGAAGTTGATTCACTGGTGGAAGATTGTGAATCTACGCTCGGAAGTGTTGATATACTGATTAACACTGTTGGTCCATTTCCAAGAGGAAACTGGGACGAGCTTTCATTCAATGAGTGGAAAAGAACTATCGAAGGATGTCTCTACGGCACATACCTCTGTTCCCAGCGAGTCCTTCCAGCAATGCGGCAGGAGGAATGGGGTCGCATCATCAACTTCGGTGTAGCTGACGCACGTGACGACCACTCATTGCCCTTGAACTTTCCCTACTTTGCAGCAAAAAAAGCTGTACTGATGTTCACTCGAGCATTAGCCTACGATACACAATACGATGGAATTACAGTCAACACTGTCTCCCCGTTTGTTGTTGAGAACAGTGTTGTTGATGTGGTTGACCTCCCTCGTAACCGCCCAGCATCGTTTGAGGATGTTGCTGCTCCTATTCTTTTCTTTTGTAGTGATGCTGCGAGCTATCTCTCTGGTCAGAACATTGCAGTTGATGGCGGTCGACTCCATGAAGCGTAG
- a CDS encoding FAD-linked oxidase C-terminal domain-containing protein has product MFDFSESFFNCLIIGFLDSEYNQETVQAMQSVKSSLDPNNILNPGKVLPDNNRPS; this is encoded by the coding sequence TTGTTCGACTTCAGTGAGTCATTCTTCAATTGCCTTATCATCGGGTTCCTTGATTCTGAGTATAACCAAGAAACAGTGCAAGCAATGCAATCAGTAAAGTCATCACTCGATCCAAACAATATTCTTAACCCAGGGAAGGTACTTCCAGACAACAACCGACCTTCTTAG
- a CDS encoding SPFH domain-containing protein, with translation MVALTTLFVGILLLTLIVIAIYSSIEIVDAYEKRALTILGDYRELLEPGINFVPPFVSKTYRFDMRTQTIDIPRQEAITRDNSPVTADAVVYIKVMDAKKAFLEVENYKEAVSNLAQTTLRAVIGDMELDDTLNKRQEINARIREELDEPTDEWGIRVESVEVREVNPSKDVQRAMEKQTSAERKRRAMILEAQGERRSAVERAEGEKQSSIIRAQGEKQSQILEAQGDAISTVLSSRAAESMGERAVIDKGMETLEEIGQGESSTFIVPQELSSLVGRYGKHLTGSDVQTQDGPLDSLGFDEETRELLGIDDIEEILDEIGQEANADLEQIEQEAQAIKEGETEADIQNPDEILEEME, from the coding sequence ATGGTTGCACTCACGACACTATTCGTTGGAATATTGCTACTGACGTTAATTGTCATAGCGATTTATAGTTCCATAGAGATTGTCGATGCGTACGAAAAGCGGGCATTGACTATCCTCGGAGACTACCGCGAGCTATTAGAGCCAGGGATCAATTTTGTCCCGCCATTTGTGTCCAAGACATATCGGTTCGATATGCGGACCCAGACAATCGATATACCGCGACAAGAAGCAATTACACGAGATAACTCACCAGTGACCGCAGACGCTGTCGTCTACATCAAGGTAATGGATGCGAAGAAGGCATTTTTAGAAGTCGAGAACTACAAAGAAGCAGTCTCAAATCTTGCCCAGACAACTTTACGAGCGGTTATCGGGGACATGGAGCTTGATGACACCCTGAACAAACGACAAGAGATCAACGCTCGAATTCGTGAGGAATTGGATGAACCCACTGACGAGTGGGGAATTCGCGTTGAATCAGTCGAAGTTCGTGAGGTAAACCCATCAAAGGATGTCCAACGAGCCATGGAGAAACAGACGTCTGCTGAGCGAAAACGCCGTGCAATGATCCTTGAAGCACAGGGTGAACGACGCAGTGCTGTTGAACGAGCAGAAGGTGAAAAACAGTCCAGTATTATCCGTGCACAAGGAGAAAAGCAAAGTCAGATTCTCGAAGCACAGGGTGACGCTATTTCCACAGTACTATCATCCCGCGCTGCTGAGTCCATGGGTGAACGAGCAGTGATCGACAAAGGAATGGAAACACTTGAGGAAATTGGACAGGGTGAATCAAGCACATTTATTGTTCCACAAGAACTGTCATCGTTGGTTGGCCGATATGGCAAGCATCTTACTGGCTCCGATGTCCAAACACAAGATGGACCACTTGATAGCCTTGGATTTGATGAGGAGACCCGCGAACTGCTCGGAATTGACGATATCGAAGAAATTCTTGATGAAATAGGTCAAGAAGCCAATGCTGATCTCGAACAGATAGAGCAAGAAGCACAAGCTATCAAAGAAGGAGAGACCGAAGCAGACATTCAGAATCCCGACGAGATCTTGGAAGAGATGGAATAG
- a CDS encoding VOC family protein yields MGGIVFFRTERRDQIVDFYCNQIGMEVWLEQEAGCTILQHENILVGFCDGDKAETDGIITILVKDQKAVDQLADKLGSAVEEPPTTNDAFDIYQCFATDPEGRTVEIQTFLHPVDSVEAYNPDKA; encoded by the coding sequence ATGGGTGGCATTGTCTTCTTCCGGACTGAACGACGCGATCAGATTGTCGATTTTTATTGCAACCAAATTGGCATGGAGGTATGGCTCGAACAGGAGGCTGGATGTACGATTCTCCAGCACGAGAATATTCTTGTTGGATTTTGTGATGGGGACAAGGCGGAAACAGACGGAATAATTACGATTCTCGTTAAAGACCAGAAAGCGGTTGACCAGTTGGCAGACAAATTAGGATCAGCCGTAGAGGAGCCACCAACAACGAACGACGCGTTTGATATTTACCAGTGTTTTGCGACAGACCCAGAAGGGCGAACGGTTGAAATTCAAACGTTCCTGCATCCAGTGGATTCAGTTGAGGCGTACAATCCAGACAAGGCATAA
- a CDS encoding DUF4382 domain-containing protein, giving the protein MDEKEKSASRRTYLIATSTAAGMASLAGCFGDDATGTLATQVTDQPGDIADFASCIVTIVGMWLGPEEAEAGDEDNEEPANREYYEYDEAQQADLVELQDETTQLIDERELNVATYDFLQLDIDEIDATLEDGSDATVEVPGEAPLTFNQSFEIREDTRTVFTGDFTPVKRREADGYVLQPVADGITVEYEDEE; this is encoded by the coding sequence ATGGATGAAAAAGAGAAGTCAGCCAGTAGACGAACATATTTGATCGCCACCAGTACTGCTGCAGGGATGGCGTCGCTCGCGGGATGTTTCGGAGATGACGCCACCGGAACGCTTGCAACACAAGTTACCGATCAGCCTGGTGATATTGCCGATTTCGCGTCCTGCATTGTGACGATTGTCGGCATGTGGCTCGGCCCAGAAGAAGCAGAGGCCGGTGACGAAGATAACGAAGAGCCAGCCAACCGTGAGTACTACGAATACGATGAGGCTCAGCAAGCCGACTTAGTCGAATTACAGGATGAGACCACCCAGCTTATCGACGAGCGTGAACTCAATGTGGCGACCTATGATTTCCTGCAGTTGGATATTGATGAGATTGATGCGACGCTTGAGGATGGCTCTGACGCGACCGTTGAGGTGCCAGGAGAGGCACCACTGACATTTAACCAGTCATTCGAGATCCGGGAAGATACCCGCACAGTCTTTACAGGAGATTTCACGCCTGTTAAGCGTAGAGAAGCTGACGGGTACGTACTCCAACCGGTCGCTGATGGAATCACTGTCGAGTATGAAGATGAAGAATGA
- the rpoP gene encoding DNA-directed RNA polymerase subunit P (DNA-dependent RNA polymerase catalyzes the transcription of DNA into RNA using the four ribonucleoside triphosphates as substrates): MNYTCVRCKKEVIPGQYSDRLNIRCPYCGHRIWLKDTSSDVRGVAVR; the protein is encoded by the coding sequence ATGAACTACACTTGTGTAAGATGTAAAAAAGAAGTTATCCCTGGCCAGTACAGCGATAGATTAAACATCCGATGCCCGTACTGTGGCCATCGAATCTGGTTAAAGGACACTAGCAGTGACGTGAGAGGTGTAGCGGTACGGTAA
- the yciH gene encoding stress response translation initiation inhibitor YciH, whose amino-acid sequence MKDDTIDELLEELDSNSDLSKSEQSLRIQTEERRYGKAVTIVEGFDMDQTDISSLASDLKSQVAAGGTVEDGRIELQGDHRDALPGILKEHGYNVER is encoded by the coding sequence GTGAAAGACGACACGATCGATGAACTGCTTGAGGAACTTGATAGTAACAGTGACCTCTCAAAATCCGAGCAGTCACTCCGAATACAAACTGAAGAACGACGGTACGGAAAAGCAGTAACGATTGTCGAAGGGTTTGACATGGACCAAACCGATATCTCATCCCTTGCTTCTGATCTTAAATCACAAGTCGCCGCCGGCGGTACCGTCGAGGATGGCCGGATTGAACTCCAAGGGGATCACCGCGATGCGTTGCCGGGAATTCTCAAAGAGCATGGATACAATGTTGAAAGATAA
- a CDS encoding helix-turn-helix domain-containing protein, translated as MGKPSFGSVQAEPTLVVADITPVDGCPVLEISGNIISIQRATRQDHTLCECIIQTQDSQLSAKKYNIPEDAQCFCRQLDCIGCPPHVRSVSGDIIRIELYLPNRRFLRRILSEIEASTDSVDIISITNERSERPSDLTRVKLDRLTTKQKEALKVATKNGYFSDPRSVNMEELASQLGITASAFAKRLRSAQRQVFTQLY; from the coding sequence ATGGGAAAACCATCATTTGGGTCCGTCCAAGCAGAGCCAACACTAGTAGTTGCTGACATAACTCCTGTTGATGGTTGCCCTGTCCTTGAGATTTCAGGTAATATTATTTCTATTCAACGCGCAACACGACAAGACCATACACTCTGTGAATGCATCATTCAAACACAAGATTCGCAACTAAGTGCTAAAAAATACAATATTCCGGAAGACGCTCAATGTTTTTGCCGACAGTTGGATTGTATTGGATGTCCACCACACGTTCGTAGTGTATCAGGAGACATAATTCGCATTGAACTATATCTTCCTAACCGCAGATTTCTTCGGAGAATCCTTTCTGAAATTGAAGCTAGTACTGATTCAGTTGATATAATAAGCATCACAAATGAACGTTCGGAGAGACCTTCTGACTTGACCCGGGTTAAGCTTGATAGATTAACAACAAAACAGAAAGAGGCTCTCAAAGTTGCAACTAAGAATGGGTATTTCTCTGATCCGCGATCCGTTAACATGGAAGAACTTGCGTCACAGCTTGGGATTACTGCTTCTGCATTTGCAAAGCGACTTAGATCTGCCCAACGACAAGTTTTTACACAGCTTTATTAG
- a CDS encoding 4Fe-4S dicluster domain-containing protein, producing MTNQPDQQASDRTDNSGETSRRRFLRGSVVGVGAFSAVAAAGLIRTHEVAAEVPDSEGYLVVDSEMCTNCKTCMLTCSSVNEGEASLSKARLQVTEDPHGVGMESSRAFPHDIEVNQCRQCEEAPCVDVCPTNALYADEESGNVRQIEQEKCVGCRQCIEACPVVPTRITWTIDDQVAQKCDLCTKSPNWDQEGGVDGDQACVEVCPMGCIEYTEEKPTQVGDEGYDVNLKRENWQENFAVGVDGEEPP from the coding sequence ATGACTAATCAACCCGATCAGCAGGCAAGTGATCGTACTGATAACTCTGGTGAAACTTCGCGTCGAAGGTTTCTTCGCGGGTCTGTTGTGGGTGTTGGAGCCTTCTCAGCGGTAGCAGCCGCTGGGCTTATACGAACGCATGAGGTTGCAGCTGAAGTGCCTGATTCTGAGGGATACCTCGTGGTTGATTCAGAGATGTGTACAAATTGCAAAACTTGCATGTTAACATGCTCATCTGTCAATGAGGGGGAAGCGAGCCTCTCAAAGGCACGACTTCAGGTTACTGAAGACCCGCATGGAGTTGGAATGGAGTCAAGCAGAGCGTTTCCACATGATATTGAGGTAAACCAGTGCCGACAATGCGAAGAGGCACCTTGCGTTGATGTTTGTCCCACAAATGCACTCTATGCTGACGAGGAATCCGGCAATGTTCGACAAATCGAACAAGAGAAATGTGTTGGTTGTCGGCAGTGCATCGAGGCATGCCCTGTAGTTCCAACTAGAATTACTTGGACTATTGATGATCAAGTGGCTCAAAAGTGTGACTTGTGTACCAAATCTCCCAACTGGGATCAAGAGGGAGGTGTAGATGGAGATCAAGCATGTGTTGAAGTGTGTCCTATGGGATGTATCGAATATACAGAAGAGAAGCCAACTCAGGTCGGTGATGAGGGATACGATGTTAATCTGAAACGAGAGAATTGGCAAGAAAACTTTGCCGTCGGAGTTGACGGGGAGGAACCACCATGA
- a CDS encoding aldehyde ferredoxin oxidoreductase N-terminal domain-containing protein has product MIGHAGNILYVNLTDRTVDKIPTEAYSEWVGGQGLASALIFDLIDDWSTGPYDPENVYTIMSSPLGGLPVPQGPGGRTNHNFIGAQPYPTEWYTRSGMGGRLGGMLKMAGYDGIAIQGSANDPVWINIIDNEVTIENADDLWGLDTYETQAQIWSRLHESSSNWERHNNSSRSSQRSAIATIGPGGENLSRNAAIIHESGSGAGQGGGGAVWGSKNLKAISVLGTGAVEIANPGELIESRKWMIENYGYDVESPETLGDRQIPREARQLDRHPASHAIGVAGIQSGLGCMGCHASCRSRTETGKGRGSQCVDVGAGVIDKEGTEELNRDSDNVQKYGINAWTASDLGYLYSLYQLGFFGEDGEMNPDLPWNEYGDASFAEEVYEKIANREGIGDDLAEGMVRAAKEWGRLEQDLATGELAYENWGYSSHYDNRAFTSTWGYPSILTSRDVNQHLFVYDLWWMPYNWEIEGESPPVSASESAELIQNKTLPHEVMPDYSTSAIYGQNGIETTDWILQYSRFWTNSVQFCSQALPDLINGHAENYDGATPEIEPRFFNAVTDEDLTFEDGMEIGDRILHLDRAIWTLQGRHRDQEVFPDYIYEVENRQGPFPVQTDDGWEYEYIERSLDRSQVEEWKTEFYEYKGWDVDTGRPTRESLEEHDLGYVADKLEEKDVLPR; this is encoded by the coding sequence ATGATTGGGCACGCAGGCAACATCCTTTACGTGAATCTAACTGACCGTACTGTGGATAAAATACCGACAGAAGCGTACAGCGAGTGGGTTGGAGGCCAAGGATTAGCATCAGCACTCATCTTTGACCTGATAGATGACTGGTCGACAGGCCCCTATGACCCGGAAAACGTGTATACAATTATGTCTTCCCCACTTGGAGGACTCCCAGTTCCACAAGGCCCTGGCGGCCGTACAAATCATAATTTCATTGGAGCCCAGCCATATCCCACTGAGTGGTACACTCGAAGTGGCATGGGTGGCCGACTGGGAGGGATGCTAAAGATGGCTGGCTACGATGGTATCGCCATACAGGGAAGCGCCAATGATCCTGTCTGGATCAATATTATTGATAATGAGGTGACCATTGAGAATGCAGACGACCTGTGGGGTCTTGACACATACGAGACACAAGCACAGATTTGGTCCCGATTACATGAGTCGTCCTCAAACTGGGAGCGACACAATAATAGCTCACGATCTTCACAGCGATCTGCGATCGCCACCATCGGACCTGGAGGCGAGAATTTAAGTCGGAACGCTGCCATCATCCATGAATCTGGCAGCGGTGCTGGCCAGGGAGGTGGCGGTGCAGTGTGGGGATCAAAGAATCTCAAGGCAATCAGTGTGCTCGGAACGGGCGCTGTTGAGATCGCTAACCCAGGAGAATTAATTGAATCTAGAAAGTGGATGATAGAAAATTATGGATACGATGTTGAATCTCCAGAGACATTAGGTGATCGACAGATTCCCCGCGAGGCTCGTCAACTTGATCGACACCCAGCCTCGCATGCAATTGGAGTCGCTGGAATTCAGTCTGGGCTTGGCTGTATGGGCTGTCACGCAAGTTGTCGATCTCGGACAGAAACAGGAAAAGGAAGAGGAAGCCAATGTGTCGACGTGGGGGCCGGAGTTATAGATAAAGAAGGCACTGAGGAACTAAACCGCGACTCGGATAATGTGCAAAAATACGGGATTAATGCATGGACGGCATCTGATCTGGGATATCTATATTCCTTATATCAGCTGGGATTCTTTGGTGAGGACGGTGAAATGAATCCTGATCTTCCATGGAACGAGTATGGTGATGCCTCATTTGCAGAAGAGGTGTACGAAAAAATCGCTAACCGGGAAGGTATTGGTGACGACCTTGCTGAAGGAATGGTTAGAGCTGCCAAAGAGTGGGGAAGACTTGAGCAAGACCTTGCGACTGGTGAGTTAGCATATGAGAACTGGGGATATTCATCACACTATGACAACCGGGCATTTACATCAACATGGGGATATCCAAGCATACTGACATCAAGAGACGTGAACCAGCACCTGTTCGTTTATGACTTGTGGTGGATGCCATATAACTGGGAAATTGAAGGAGAATCTCCACCGGTATCGGCCTCAGAATCGGCTGAGCTTATTCAAAATAAAACACTTCCCCATGAGGTAATGCCAGACTACAGCACATCAGCAATATACGGACAAAACGGAATTGAGACCACTGACTGGATTTTACAGTATTCACGGTTCTGGACCAACTCGGTCCAATTCTGCTCACAGGCACTTCCTGATTTGATTAATGGACATGCTGAGAACTATGATGGGGCTACTCCAGAAATTGAGCCCCGTTTTTTCAATGCTGTAACTGATGAGGATTTGACTTTCGAAGACGGAATGGAAATTGGAGATCGTATTCTCCATTTAGATCGGGCAATCTGGACGCTGCAAGGCCGACATCGTGATCAAGAAGTTTTCCCCGACTATATTTATGAAGTCGAGAACCGACAAGGGCCATTTCCAGTTCAGACAGACGACGGGTGGGAGTACGAGTATATTGAACGTTCTTTAGACCGGTCTCAGGTAGAAGAATGGAAAACAGAATTCTATGAGTACAAAGGATGGGATGTCGACACTGGACGACCAACAAGAGAGTCACTGGAGGAACATGATCTGGGCTATGTGGCTGATAAACTAGAGGAGAAAGACGTCCTTCCAAGGTGA
- a CDS encoding cytochrome b/b6 domain-containing protein: MATEESTSPDSSKSAPEQLLGSVENSISKGTKHLIVAGLILGAVVTGIYIAWTNSQLYTFDTGFALANQYDMLFDTATWAFPAAASVGLIGGGIASLASRPHSVTATKIERHKPFGTFLEHWVMAAGLVLFVISYFALGFLMFPRLVTSTESVGFAINLHFIGGVFIAFAASYHVASVIMGSRQFLFPTISDLKMIPADLKSTLHSSDQPPATGQYRPMQKAVYSIWAVTLAIVSIAAGIRIFPYIIGSGPIYGTAVTAQGILTLIITVLLIGHIAYYTLIPSNRPLLMSMLTGWLPREYAEKYHDNWTKQLDQKQDQ; encoded by the coding sequence ATGGCGACTGAAGAATCTACCTCACCCGATAGCTCGAAAAGTGCTCCTGAGCAGTTACTCGGTTCTGTAGAAAACTCTATCTCTAAAGGAACTAAGCATCTTATTGTTGCTGGCTTAATCCTTGGTGCAGTCGTTACTGGCATTTATATCGCGTGGACGAATAGCCAACTGTATACATTTGATACTGGATTCGCACTAGCCAATCAATATGATATGCTCTTTGACACAGCAACATGGGCATTCCCCGCGGCTGCTTCCGTTGGGCTGATTGGCGGTGGAATCGCGTCTCTCGCTTCTCGCCCTCACTCGGTTACAGCAACTAAAATTGAACGGCACAAACCGTTTGGGACATTCCTCGAGCACTGGGTCATGGCAGCTGGACTTGTCCTTTTTGTTATTTCCTACTTTGCACTTGGATTTCTGATGTTCCCACGGCTTGTGACATCGACTGAATCAGTTGGATTTGCGATTAATCTCCATTTCATCGGGGGTGTTTTTATTGCGTTTGCCGCCTCCTACCATGTTGCTAGTGTCATTATGGGATCTAGACAATTTCTCTTCCCGACTATCTCTGATTTGAAGATGATTCCTGCAGATCTGAAATCAACATTGCATAGCAGTGATCAACCTCCAGCAACAGGACAGTACCGACCGATGCAGAAAGCTGTCTACTCAATCTGGGCTGTGACGTTAGCTATAGTATCCATTGCTGCTGGGATTCGTATTTTCCCATATATCATCGGTTCTGGACCGATATATGGAACAGCCGTCACAGCGCAAGGAATTCTCACCTTAATAATAACTGTATTACTGATTGGTCATATCGCTTACTACACGTTAATCCCGTCGAACCGACCACTACTCATGTCTATGCTTACTGGCTGGTTGCCCCGTGAGTACGCAGAAAAGTACCATGACAACTGGACTAAGCAGCTGGATCAAAAACAGGATCAGTAG